The genomic stretch GGCGGCAGTTGGCGGCCAGCGTGCGCAGGGCCCGGTCGGCGAGCAGGGTTCCGGTGATGTCGGAGGCCACGCGCAGCTGCTTCTCGAAGTCCGCGACCGCCCCGCTGGGCATGGGGATGCGCCGCTTCGCGCGACGCCGGCGCTGCTGCCGGGCCCGGCGGGTGGCGATGACGGCGAGGACGGCGGCCGCCAGGATGCTCCCGGCCGCTGCGACGGTCTTCACGCTCTGCTCGCCGGAGCCGGAGTCCTGTTGGGGGGCGGCTTCGGCCGGTGTGTGAGGCGCAGCCGGTGTCCGGTCGGACGGCTGTGCGGACTCGCGGGGCGCCGGCATCTGGGTGGCCGGCGCGTCCGGGCGGGCCGTCGGCTTGCCGCCTCCCTGATCGCCCTCCTTGTCCTGGCCGTGCTGTGCGGGTGCTTGCTCGTGCTGCCCGCTGCCCTGCTGCTCGCCACCGCTGCTGTGGTTGGGCGCGGGCTCTTCGCGCGGCGGGGTCGGCGGGTCCGTACGGTCGCCGGCGTCGCCATGGGTTGTGGGGATCTTCAGCTGCCAGCCGGGGTAGATCTTGTCCGGGTCGGTCAGGGTGCGGCCGTCGGGCTGGCGGACGTGGTCGTTGGCCTCGGCGATCGCGGGATAGTCGTGGGCGTCGCCGAGTTCGTCCTTGGCGATCGACGACAGCGTCTCGCCGGGCCGGACGGTGTGCTCGGTGTCGTGGGCGGCGGCGGTGCCGCCGGTCTGGGTCTGCACGCCGCTCTCGTCGGCCGAGGACGCGGGCTGGGCGTCGGAGGGCAGCCGCAGTGTCCACCCGGGCTGGAGGACGGTGGCGTCTTCGGTCAGGTGGGAGCCGTCGGCTTGTGTCACGCCCTGGTTGGCCTCGACGATCTCGCGCCACCGCAGACCGTCGCCCAAGCGCTGCTCGGCGATGTCCCACAGGGTGTCGCCTGCCCTGACGTGATGGACCGGGCCGGTGTGCGCGGCGGCCGGGGCGGCGTTCGTGTGCCCGGAGGCGGCCGTGGCGGCAGCCGGAGCGGCCGAGACGTGGCTGGCCGAGGCGGTAGCCACGTGGGGGGCGGCCGACGCGGGGGAGGCGAACGCACCACTGGTCGGCAGCAGGAGGATGATCCCGCCGACCAGGGTGCCGGCCAGCCGCTGCGTTCCGCTGAGCATCCGCAGCTTGGGCGCCTTGCGCTGGCGGACGATGAACACCGCTTCGAGCGCGACCGACACAGCGAACGACAGCCACCCGTACCAGCCGATCAGGGTGATCGCGCCGAGGAAGAGCTGACCGGTGTCCTGCTGGGTCAGTGCGCTGACGATCTCGTGGCCGGAGGGCATGTGATGGGGCAGGACCCCGATGTGGAACAGGACGTACGGGACGGCCGCCAGCAGGACCAGGAGGGCCGCCAGACTGACCAGGCCGCGGGCGAACGCGGCGGGTTTGCTGCGTGTGTTCATGTCTACCCCCGGTAGACCAGGTCGGCGTGGCCGGTGCCGGTCACGGACCAGTTGCCGCCCGGCAGGAAGACGGGGGAGTAGGTCTCGTTCACGGTCACGGTCAGGGACGCTCCGTCGTCGCTGACCTGCACGCTTCCGGTGGCGCCCGCGCGGGCGAGGTAGGAGCGGGCGGCTGCCACGGCCGCGTTGCGGTCGACGACGACGCCTTCGCCGGAGATGGCTTTGCCCGCGTCGATGGCTTGCCCGCCGGCTCGGGCGGCTTCGCCTGCCACGCCCTCGGCGTTGTTCAGGGCCCGTAGCTTGCCGCCGCCGTCGACGACCAGGGCGGCGACGGCGAACAGGCCGACGATCGTCACCAGGACGAAGAGCGACAGCGCGCCGTTGTCCCGCCGCCACCAGCGCGGGTGCGCGGCGGCCGGCGGGGACGCGGGGGTGGGGCGGGCGGCGGTCATGGGTTCCTGTTTCAGTCGCGCTGGCGGTAGGAGTCGATCGAGCTGGTGAAGCTGGAGGTCAGGGTTTTGGCGCCGGGCAGGCCCGGCAGCCCGATGTCGGACAGCCGTACGGTGCAGCGTACGGTGGCGGTCGTGGTGGCGGGTGTTCCCAGGGGTGCGTTGAACCCGTCGGTGGTGATGTCGACCGAGACCGCGGTGCACGACAGGCCCTGGTCGCGGAGACCTGCTCGCGCGTCGGCGGTTCCGGCGCTGCGCGCCGCGCCCGCGTCGCGTTCGAGGGACGCGGCCCGGGCGGCGTTGCGTGCGGCTGTGTCGACGGCGTTGCCGGAGGACTGGATGCGGCCGAAGGCGACGATCAGCAGCAGCACCATGATCAGTACCGGGAAAAGGATCATGGCTTCCAGTGACAGTGCCCCGTCGTCGCGGGCCAGTTGCCTGCGTAGGGCGGTGGTGATCACTACGGCTCCGTGATGCGTTCGGTCGCGGCCTGGGCGTGCTGGCTGATGGGCAGCGTCAGGCCGGGGATCAGAGTGTCGACGTGCCCGGTGACCGTGATCCGCACGGTCTGTCCCCGGGTGCCGCTGACGTGCGCGCCGGAGATGCTGCCTCCCGCACGGTTGAGGAAGTCCTGGGTCTCCCGGGTGCCGGCGCCCAGGGTCGAGTCGCGGCCGCGGGCCGCCTCGACCCCCTGCTGCGCTGCGGACAGCGCCACGTTGCGCGCGTGCCACCACAGGCCGGCGTGGACCGTCAGCATGATCAGGAGCAGCACGACGGGGAAGATGACCAGCAGCTCCAGGGACAGGGCGCCGCGGTCCCGGGCCGCGCTGCGGGCAGCGACGGCCCGGGCCCACCGGCGCACCCGCCGTCCGGAGTGCGTCACTTGATCTCGCCGGCCTTCTCGTTGACCTTCAGCAGCAGCACGCCGGCTGCGACGACGGCGATGCCCACGAGGGAGCCGACGATGATCATCGCTTCGATCGACAGGCCGCCGCGGTCCTGTTCCGTCAGGGCGCGCAGCTTGATGACTTCCGCGCGGGCGCGGGCGACGAGGAGGCTGAGGATGGGGTCGTTGAACTGCATGGTGCGTCCTTGTCGTTGTCAGGCGGACATGATCCGCGTAAGGGCGGGATAGCCGACGTAGATGGTCATGATCACGACGAGGGCGGAGACCGGCATGACCATCTTTTCCGAGGCGCTGTTGGCCTTGGCCTTGGCCGCGGTGACCAGGGCTCCGGACAGGGAGCGGGCCTGGGCGCCGAGGGTTTCGCCGACGGCCGCGCCCTCTTCGCCAGCGATCGAGATGATGTCTGCGGGGGCGCCGAGCTCGGGCACGTCGAGCTCCTCCGACAGACGGCGCAGCCCCTCCCAGGGGCTGATGCCTTCCAGTTCGGCCCGGGTGATCGCGTCGCGGATCTTCACGAACACCCAGCCATCGCCGACCTCCGCCGCTCTTTTCAGGGCCTGCGTGGGGGCCGCGTCGGCGGCCCGCTCGAGCTGGACCAGGCGCAGGTAGGTCTTGATGGCATGACGGAAGTCCGCGCGGGCCTCGACCGCTTGCTGCTTGACGTGGATGTCGGGAACGAACCAGAACAGCACGCCCAGCAGCAGGCCGGCGAGCGCCGGCACGGGGAAGGGCATCGGATACCCGGCGGCGGCAGCCGCGTAGACCAGCAGTGCGGGCAGCACCAGCCCGTACAGGCCGAGCATCACCTTGATGCCGATGTGCCGGGTGGGGCTGCGACCGATGAGCTCCAGCTCCTGGCGCGGTAGGCGCAGGGTGCCCTCGCCTGCCGAGCGCAGCAGCGCGGCGCCCAGCTTCTCCAGGCCGCCAGCCGGCGCGGTGGTGCGCACCGGCTGGAGGTTCTCCAGGCGGCCGGCGTCCATGCGGGAGATGACGTCCCCCACATCGGGGCGGCCGGGGGCCAGACCCCGGAAGGCGACAACCAGTCCGGCGCCGACGGCGGCGCCGCCCAGGACCGCGAACGGCGAGATCATGCCGCCTCCTTGAGGGTGGAGCCGCCGCCCGCACGGTCCTGTGCGGACAGGAACCGTGGAGTGGGCTCGATCATGGCCATCCGCCGCATCCAGATCTTCACCAGGACGAACGCGGCGCCCAGCAGGACCAGGACGAGCTGGCCGACGACGGTGGTGTAGGGCTCGGTGTAGGCACCCGACAGCATGGACAGCCCGAAGATCACGAGACAGAAGATCGTCACCCAGCGGTCGTTCGTACGCGGCTTCTGACGGTCGGCTTCGATCTCGCGTCGGCCGAGGACCTCGTGCGAGAGGCCGGAGGCGAGGTCGTTCAGCGCGCGGCTGAGCCCGGCACCGCGGTCTTCGATGTGCAGGATCATCAGGGCGACGACCTCGTCGGCCGTGGCGTCGTTGAGCTCGTCGGCGAAGACCCGGTAGGCGTCCTGGGGATGCCAGCCGGCCGACATGCGGGAGACCAGGCGGGTGACCTCGTCCTTGATGGCGGCCGGCACCGTCTGAAGGCTGCGCTGGATGCTCTGCTCCAGGCTGACACCCACGGTGTGAATGTCCGAGAGGCGGCGCACCCACTCCTCGACCGCTTCGAGGCGGGCGATCTCCCGGGTCGCGTTGGCGCCCGAGTTGAGAAGCCAGGGCAGGCCCACGACCACCACTGCCGCGACCAGCCCCCCCATGGGCCAGCCGGTGAACAGCCAGATCAGCAGTCCTGCGACGAGTGCCCCGGTGACACGGGTGCTGGCGCGCGCCCACCAGGCCACGGGGCCGGGATTCCCGCCCACGCCCAGCGCGGCACGCAGCCGCTGCCCGGCGCGGCTGCGGCGCCGGGCGGGACGCTCGGCCCAGCCCAGCAGGCCGGCCACGGCAACGAAGAGGCCGGCCACGGCCGCCACCGCGGCGAACGCGGCGAGCAGGGAGTCCAGATCGAGGTTCACAGCGGCATCACCGTCTCCAGGCGCCCGGTCCAGCTGCCCCACGCCCGCGTCAGTTCCTGGCGCGCGAACCCGGCGCGTTCGATGTCGGCGAGGTAGCGGGGACTGGGCATCTGTTGAGGGACGGCGCGGGGCTCGCGGGTGCCGCCCTCTTCGCGCGGAGCGAAGATCATCTGGTGGCTGGGGCGGTTGTTCTCGCCGATGCCGGTGATCTCCATGACGTGGCTGACGAAGCGGTGCTTGCGCCCGGGGCGCCCGCTTGCGTCGAGGAGTTCCGTCTCGTCGACGAGGCGGATGTAGACGACCAGGTCGATCGCCTGGGCGACCAGGCGGTAGGCCAGGGCCTCGGTCATGCCGATGCCGGCCTCCAGGCACAAGGTGACCAGCCGCTCCGAGGAGAGCTGTGCGGTCTCGGCGTGCAGGGTGCACATCGAGCCGCCCTCACCGGTGTTCATGGCGTGCAGCATCGGCACGACTTCCTTGGAGCGGACCTCGCCGACGATGATCCGGCGCAGCGACATGCGCAGCAGCTGCGGGAAGAGATCGGAGAGGGTGAGCTCGCCCAGCGGCTTGCCGTCCGGGCCCCGTTCGCCGTTGCTCTCCCGGCCCTCGTAGGCGACGACCTCCGGCCCGTCGGGATCCTCGTGGAGGTAGAGCTCGTACTCGCTCTCCAGGGTGCCGACCCGCTCGGTGCGGGGGATTTCCCGTGCCATGGCGCGCAGCAACGACGTCTTCCCGGCCCCCTGCGAGCCGACCAGGACGATGTTCTTGCGGGCCTTGACCGAGGCGCGCAGGAAGGCGGCGAGGGTGCTGTCGAGCGTTCCCCACTTCATGAGGTCGTCCAATCCCTGCCCGCGGGTGCGGTGGCGTCGGATCACGATCTGGGGCCGCGGGGTGATGAGGTAGCTGGCCGCGAGCCGGGATCCGTCGCCCAGGCGCATGTTCAGGTTCGGAGTCGCGGGCGTGAGCGCGCGCTCCCCCTGGCCCTGCATACGGGCGATGTGGTTGATGAGCCGCACGAGTTCACGGTCGTTCGGCGCGATCGGGTCCCACTGCTGGCTGGGCCGGTCGGCGAAGTCGACGCGGACCCTGTCACCGTTGATGAGGATGTTCTCGACGTTCGGATTGTCCAGCAGGGGCTGCAGACGGCCGGCGCGGAACAGCTCGTCGAACACCGCTTGGCGTAGCTGCGCCTCCTGGGCATCGGTCAGCGGCTGGACGGCGGTCGCTGCGTACCGGGTTGCCCACTCGCTGACCGTCTCACGGATGATCTTCAGGCCGAGCTGGCGCTGGTCCTGCGGGCTCATGGTGCCGTCAGCCGCGCTGGCCTGCCCGATCTTGGAGCTGGCCTGCTGGCGCAGATCGGAGATCACCTCGTAGCCCACCGGCAGCACGCC from Streptomyces sp. ITFR-21 encodes the following:
- a CDS encoding CpaF family protein, encoding MTDVRPERVPPAVASLEELFEQRLRQRNGSPDTHGPAFPPQVSPAAVPASPVAAGGQALGVLPVGYEVISDLRQQASSKIGQASAADGTMSPQDQRQLGLKIIRETVSEWATRYAATAVQPLTDAQEAQLRQAVFDELFRAGRLQPLLDNPNVENILINGDRVRVDFADRPSQQWDPIAPNDRELVRLINHIARMQGQGERALTPATPNLNMRLGDGSRLAASYLITPRPQIVIRRHRTRGQGLDDLMKWGTLDSTLAAFLRASVKARKNIVLVGSQGAGKTSLLRAMAREIPRTERVGTLESEYELYLHEDPDGPEVVAYEGRESNGERGPDGKPLGELTLSDLFPQLLRMSLRRIIVGEVRSKEVVPMLHAMNTGEGGSMCTLHAETAQLSSERLVTLCLEAGIGMTEALAYRLVAQAIDLVVYIRLVDETELLDASGRPGRKHRFVSHVMEITGIGENNRPSHQMIFAPREEGGTREPRAVPQQMPSPRYLADIERAGFARQELTRAWGSWTGRLETVMPL
- a CDS encoding TadE family protein → MTHSGRRVRRWARAVAARSAARDRGALSLELLVIFPVVLLLIMLTVHAGLWWHARNVALSAAQQGVEAARGRDSTLGAGTRETQDFLNRAGGSISGAHVSGTRGQTVRITVTGHVDTLIPGLTLPISQHAQAATERITEP
- a CDS encoding type II secretion system F family protein → MNLDLDSLLAAFAAVAAVAGLFVAVAGLLGWAERPARRRSRAGQRLRAALGVGGNPGPVAWWARASTRVTGALVAGLLIWLFTGWPMGGLVAAVVVVGLPWLLNSGANATREIARLEAVEEWVRRLSDIHTVGVSLEQSIQRSLQTVPAAIKDEVTRLVSRMSAGWHPQDAYRVFADELNDATADEVVALMILHIEDRGAGLSRALNDLASGLSHEVLGRREIEADRQKPRTNDRWVTIFCLVIFGLSMLSGAYTEPYTTVVGQLVLVLLGAAFVLVKIWMRRMAMIEPTPRFLSAQDRAGGGSTLKEAA
- a CDS encoding TadE/TadG family type IV pilus assembly protein translates to MITTALRRQLARDDGALSLEAMILFPVLIMVLLLIVAFGRIQSSGNAVDTAARNAARAASLERDAGAARSAGTADARAGLRDQGLSCTAVSVDITTDGFNAPLGTPATTTATVRCTVRLSDIGLPGLPGAKTLTSSFTSSIDSYRQRD
- a CDS encoding type II secretion system F family protein; the encoded protein is MISPFAVLGGAAVGAGLVVAFRGLAPGRPDVGDVISRMDAGRLENLQPVRTTAPAGGLEKLGAALLRSAGEGTLRLPRQELELIGRSPTRHIGIKVMLGLYGLVLPALLVYAAAAAGYPMPFPVPALAGLLLGVLFWFVPDIHVKQQAVEARADFRHAIKTYLRLVQLERAADAAPTQALKRAAEVGDGWVFVKIRDAITRAELEGISPWEGLRRLSEELDVPELGAPADIISIAGEEGAAVGETLGAQARSLSGALVTAAKAKANSASEKMVMPVSALVVIMTIYVGYPALTRIMSA